Genomic window (Candidatus Saccharimonadales bacterium):
TGGCCGAAGCTTTGTGGCACGCCGAAGCCTTAATCTCACCTGGGGTAGAAGATTTTGGCATTACTGCCGTTGAGGCCTTGGCTGCCGGCTGTCCGGTCATAGCAATTCGCGGCGGGGGCAGCAAAGACATTATTGAAGATAACAAGACCGGCATATTTTTTGACGAACAGAGCGTTAAGTCGCTTGAGTCGGCGTTAAAAACTTTTAAATCGAGCCGGTTTGAGGCCGCGGACTTAACCGCGGCGGCGGAAAAATTTTCAGCGGTGAGGTTTAGAGAAAAGATAACGGAGTTGATTAGCGGACTTTAAGGAAAATCTGATTTAAATATGATTTAAATCAGATTTAGAAAATTTAAATATTTGAGGAAAAAATTTATCACTAAAGGCAGCGATACAAACTCATTTTAGAAGAGGAATGAAAAATTTCGGTAGCCGCATTTTAGGCGGCTTGGTTTGCCCTTACCAGGGCTGGTATTTTGCC
Coding sequences:
- a CDS encoding glycosyltransferase — protein: GRLLRVIGRGPEHDYLTSLAGPSVEFYTDLNDQEVAEALWHAEALISPGVEDFGITAVEALAAGCPVIAIRGGGSKDIIEDNKTGIFFDEQSVKSLESALKTFKSSRFEAADLTAAAEKFSAVRFREKITELISGL